In the genome of Portunus trituberculatus isolate SZX2019 unplaced genomic scaffold, ASM1759143v1 PGA_scaffold_273__1_contigs__length_138927, whole genome shotgun sequence, the window CTATGAGAGAATTTTAACAGTACCACTAACTTTttcgaaaaaaaacaaagagtcAGAGTTGGAAGGAGTGGAACTGAAGATGCTGCGATTTCCTCTTGGAGTGATGAGGATAGATAAAGTCAGGAATGATTACGTCATAGGAACAACACACGTACACCAGGTTGTGGGACAAAGCAAGAGAGGCGAGGCTGAGGTGGTTTGGACATGTTAGGAGAGACAAGGAGTATGTGGGGAGGAGGATGCTGGACAAGGGTCTAcccggcaggaggaagagagggagaccaAAGAGAAGCTTCATGGATGCTGTGAAGGGAGACATGCTAGTGGTGGGCGTGACACAGGAAGACGCAGAAGACCAAGCGCATTGGAGAACAGTGATTTGCTGTAGCGACCCCTAATGGGAGCAGTCGAAAGATTATTAAAGATTAAAAAGTTTTCAGAAGTAATGAATATTACCTTGTGGACTTAGCTCCTCCACTCTACATCAGCAATAGCATTAATCAGGGACAGAACTTTGGGATGGACTTGGGTGCGTCTCTTGCAGTGCTTCTTTACTTCAATCTTGCTGCCCCGCTCTGGATTGATGCCAACAAAGCATCTGCAATGATAGACAGGAATATACATACTGTAAATACTggaattttttcttcatccttaaaACACTATGTACTAATTTCAATATGTAAGCTATAACTGCATACCACAGAAGTAGATGATGCTCATTAACAATCTGCTCAGTTTCAAAAGAATACTGTAAAGTTATTTTAGAAGAAAATTATTTGTCGACAGGTAacaatggattttttttctttgttctagcCCGTGTGCACCGGTAGGCATTATGTGCCCTTTGATGTTGTTCAGGGCAGACTcgttagtggtgcaggcaaggATTTTATAGTGACACTTTTTAGAAATCCATGCCCCTCTCCCCAAACTCATTTTTGTTGCATGTGCATTGTGCAACTAGATTTTGAGTATCAGGGTGACATGCATGTAATTTTATGACACTCAGCATATGacacaaagtttcaaggtggcACTGGTGGGGTTCAAACCCATGAGTAGACATCAGTCCgaccccacactcaccaccttatccactccGCCCCCACCTCCCTCTAGACATTTTTACCCTTAAGCTTAACTTACCAAAGCCTATTAAACATGGTGTCTTGGGAAGATCCTTCTCCAGTTCAGGCCTAGATGCAGTTGgctgaaaaatgaataaacagaaataaatataaataaaaaccttcACACTTAGGGAACATATAACAAATTACTCATAcaagaacaacacaaacaaatagagCACATGAGGCACAAAGAGTTCAGAGATACATGCAGATGGACAAAATGACAAGACGTACATACAGGTGCATGGAGACAGACAGGTACTTGATGAGACGCACAGGTACAGATGGACGAACAAACACAGAGAAGGTTCActtcaaggggttaaaatcttCCAGTTCCCAGAACTCAGCTGTCAAAGTACTGTACTACTACGCATTGTTAGAGGCACACAATGTATTATCATACTGGAATTTTTTAGATCACTAGTTTAGTATGGTATTTACTTTTGTATACAACTTAAACTATTAATATAGAAAACTAACctttacacatacatacagaaagtcttctttttcatttaggtAAGACATAGCAGCACAGATCATAGCTGCAACCTCTGCATTGCCATTATCAACAGAGCCTTTAGCCTGCACAAGTTCCTGTTGAATTCTCCTTATATTCAAGTTTGGTTCTTCTTCTATCCATTTTAGAATTCGTGCTCCCTTACTAGCAATGGCAGACTCTACTTTTTCACTTATGTTAATGCCAGTGAGTTCCATAAAATGAACGAACATTCCTGCTGCCTCAAATAAATAAGGCCATTCTATTTTTAAATGAAGAACATCCATTTTCCTTTGTATGATGTCTTGCCTTTGAGAAAAGTAGGTATCCTTCATCAAATATTCCACATCATCATgaaatatttctttgtatttctgctTTAATAAGCATTGCTTATCTTCTTGTGTTCTTTCTGATTCCCCATCTGGGTAATCACTCGGCATATAATTAATGCATCCATACTTATCATGCAAGTATATTTTGGTGGCTGGACCAGCTCTCacagcatcttcctcctccattacaaGGGAGTTTCTACGTTTCCTTTTGAATGAGTTACTGTCagattttctatttatgttgtCAAACCGTGACTGCAATTGTTTCAGAAGGGAATCATATCCAGTACCAACACGAGTGCCTTCAATCTCATCTAGGAAAGATTGAGGATATGTCTTCACAATCTTTTGTGCAATTGTTGCTAGTGACCTTTACCTGGCTTCTGAGAGATCTTACTTATTTCATCAACTAGAATTCTCACCATCTCTCTTCTTGCTGATGGTTTAGGTCTTAACTTCTTTTGTAAACATGTCATTAGATTCTTCTTTGAAAATTTTGACCATGGTATTTCAAATTCATCTGCCCAAACAGGATTTACACCAGGCTGTAAATTTgctgctatttctctttcttcctctgagGTTGAAGGTGGTGAAACCGATTCAGAAATTATAGATGTGTCTGATAAAGCAGTCTCTTGTGATTTCTGAGATGTTGTGGACCCTGAAATTTAATCAAAAGAAAACCTATATACCATGATGCCTCTTAAGTTTCCTGGGAAGTACAGTCAAACCTCAAAACTCAAAGTgtcaaaaaaagtaaatataaatgaaagtatTTATAACTGCATTGACCTTAAGTGAGAAGTGGTGATGGCAAAAATTTATTAGCAAATTTTTCTACCAGTGAAAACAAACGAGTTAAGAGCAGTCCTGTATGTTAAGTTCCAAGagtttaaagaaaaagtgttcatAGTCCAAGTTATTCGGGTTTTGGGGCGTTTCTGTATCTTGACTGTATCTGTTTATTTCATAAGGTATATTATCTCTGACAAATTCATGAAATGCTAAGAGTAGATAACATCCACATCTGCtgcaaaaattttaaaaaattagCTTAAAATAATCCTGTACCTTGTTGCCAGTTATTAATAAGTTTCCGCACTTGAATGTCCTTCAGCATCAGAAGATCAGATGACTTAACATACTTTAGGTCATCTTCTGTTTCAACACCTAAACCTATAAGGTGTTCACACGCTTCCTCCAGTACTTGTGGAAGAAGACTGGGAAGAATACTCTGAACTGCATTCTTGATTTCCTCCATACTTCACAGCcctgatgacaaaaaaaaaaaaaaaaaataaataaataaataaaataaaaaacgaaacgtgcagaaaaaagtaataatagcatTTAGTGCTAGAATGAAGAAGAGTACATAAGAAAATGGATATGATAATACAGTGGACCGTCGATATAACACGAGATAGGTTTCAGGAAAGTTCGCTTAATATTGATATCGCGTTGTACTGAAATAAGGGTGCATGTCTTACTTAGCACAACGGGGGTGTTTAAGAAAAACTAACGACAAATTCAACTCGCATAATATAGTGAGGATTTGTTTTCAATAGATTTTGGAGTCCTAAATTTACACGTCACTTTATATGGAACATTTTATACCGATTTGTGTTATGTCGACGGTCTACTGTAGAAAGAGGTTCCCAGATTATTTATATTCCTGTTTAGTTTCACTTCTGAGGTATACAGTAAACCTGCATAAGTCAGACTAGTCAGGGGAAAAGCAGATACGAGATAGCCGAAAATATGAGAGATCCGATGGGCTGTGTTCCTAGTCTGTTTACTATTGAAAACCCAAGGTCTTCTGGTTCCCCCAACCCCCATTAttatttcactgttttatcattttgaaatacagtaatacctcgatAAGTGACGGTCCGATAACCGACGCTTCACATAACCGACACCTTCAAattacatccatccatccatccatccatttcccGACGCCTGCTCCCACATGGGAGCTCCCCATGCCATGATCCAGAACAGCAGACAACCACCCCCGAGCAATTACAACAGACCCTATATATCCAACACTGTTTCCCTGGAACTACACACACTTTTGAGTAAATTACTAAAACCCTCACAGATCTGACATTGTTTGCCTCATGCAACCACTTGCTTTGCCCAGATCTCCACACCAGTCTCCTGAAATCCCAGCACAGTGAAATTTTGGGCTGTCCAATGGtccaggaacataaccccttatAACACTGAAAATGGGTACCGATGACCGACATCCAGGAACCTAACCCCCCACTATAACACTGAAAATGGATCTCGATAACCGACGTTTCAGATGTACAAGAACCTACCTCTCCCTTTAAACACTGAAGCTGGATCTCAATAACCGACGTTTTAGATATGGCAGGATGTCAGAGGAACGCATTCCTGTTGGTTATCGAGGGATTACTGTAATATTAAATCATCCATTTTTCTCATACACTTAAGACACCTAAAGTCATTGTGTGTACTGCTTAATTAGTGTCTAAATTGCTTCCATTCCCGGTTGTAGAGTTTCAGCGTAAGGCATCTGGTTGGCACCAGaaactctgacacacacacatgactatCTACAATCCGGGATATCCAGATTTTGTCCAAGGGTCATAGTGTCTAAGAGATCTGATATCCAAAAAGTGTATATCCAATTTATGCGGGTTAACTGTATTTTCCAGAACTTTATCAATGACGAATATTTCTGAATGAATAATTATATAAATACTTTTTATACAAACTTGTAAATTTATAATTTATACAACTTCTCATAAAGCAAGTACAGTACCCTCATGTACAACACAGTACACAGTAGTATTATATTAAGTCTGCTTTAAATCTTTTTCATCAAAAAATATCTACACAAACACCATatcttacagaaaaaaatatgggtTAGAGAAATAATCCTAAAAATCCAATGAGgagtttctctcctttgttcacCTTGCACTTCCACCATGCTCATGGCCCCAAAACAATCCTATGTGGCAGTAATGTTGCCCTATCCATGTGATGATATTACATTAAAATCTTAATTGGGAGCACCTGCCCGCAAGCATGTAACAGTGTTAGTCAGCACTGAAAGTTGCCTCATGTGAAGCCACTTTCAATCTATGCTTGAAGAGCTGTGTGCTGGACTACGTTGTCCTGTGCAATAGTAGAGCCGCATTTTACCGTTCAAGCCGCCGCAAGCGCGCTTGCTAAATCTTGGCAAGCCGTGCCGTTTTGTGTTCTCTCACGGCGCTAACGCAAGCGCGCTTGCCAAGATTGGCTTGCACCCCACCAAGCCGCCGGGACCCTCGCTTGGTCGGCTTGGTCACTCTCCCGccgaccttcaccaccacaacaaacgaTGGCAGAAGCGCCCTTATGTGAGGATTATTTTGCTTCGTATGCCCTAAATTCGTTTAATACGGCAAAGGTGTACATGTTAGTCTTTTATGCTGCTTTGCTGCTGCATCATAGCCCCTAACTTTGCAGGCTTTTTCTTTGGAGCACAAATTACCATCGTCAGCATCaatgacaacaaagaaaacgatgCCATATGTCAATTTTTCGTATACAGAATCTCAGTTTTGTACATTTCTGACTAATAAACTGACCTTTAGTAGCTCGATAAatgttttttatacattttatgCCTCTTAAGCGTGGCTGTTACAGCGCACTTTGTCCTAAATCAATAATAAACTTGGTAAACATGCTGGTTCGTCTTGTCCCCCCTTCCTCAGCCGGGCAAGCCGTACCGTTCTCTCCAGACCCCAAAAAGCGTGCATAGACAGGCTTGCGGCGGCTTGAACAGTAAAATGCGGCTTAGGATGCACTCTTCAGACCTGAGGCACCATTCAAGACAGTTCTGTGCAGCACCTGTGTGTGctgtacttttccttttttttttttttgggggggggggagcTTCAGTGGTGTACGTGAATTGTGCTGTCCAAAGTGTGTTGTAATTGGGAGTACTGTACAAGAATTACCATTACATTAGTATTTTATTAATTGGCACTTACCTGCCTCAAAAGGGCCCAAAATCAGTATGTCTCGACTACTTGTACTACACACGTCACTATCACTATGATCAGCCTCATACCCATCATGGTCCTTGGGTACCACCAATTCAAGTCCACGTCTCAGTTTTTTGTACGGAACTTTGACGATCAGTTTCCAGTTCAACTTAATCTTTCGTTGCGTTCTTCTAATCATGTTCCATTACTCCATATATTTTTACTGCCTAGAATACAGATCAGTATAGGGCATTGTATTACTCTCAAGGATCCCTAAGTATgccatagtatttttttttagcaatatTATAATCCATAAAAATCTGGTGTCCCCGATGAATATTTTCTTCAACTTACCTTACTCATTGAATGATGTCTTATGAAGATATGGTATGTTTGAGTGGGATGAATAgtgattttcctttcttgtagcCATTAAGAGGTACATAACTGATCAATTTTGAAGACTCTATACACTGAAATGAAGTGGGTGTCGAATTGTGCAATAGTGTGTATACATGTAAGCTTTTTGAAAGCTGTGACTTGAATTCTTGCACTAAAAAGTATACTTGTGTACAAGGATTCAATATAATGAACTGAATTTCTCCAAACAGtaagccattttcacttttacCTAATACAACATAGTGCCCCTTCTTGTAATGAGTGCCCTTTATTACTACTTCCAGACTAACTTCTGCACTATCAGCAATCTAACACATCTTTATGGCTGTTTGGATACCTTGATTATATGTATCTGAAATTAAAGGAATGCTTTTTGTTACCTCTACTCTATGTTGAAAATAGGGGCTGGCCTGTTTATAGGATTGTAATAATTGATGTTTTTCACTCATTGTCTGGCAGACATTCTTGAAATTCTGGGCACTTCTAATACACCTTTTGAAATAGCAATGCTTGCTTTCAAAACGCAATGTCCACAAGTGTATTAATGGACCAAACTGCAAAATTAGCTTCGGATTGTGTTTCAAAAAATGATGTTTGGGTTTCAGTTTCTCGTCCGGGAAACATGATAGCCTGTCTTCTAGATATTCATCGATGAGTATAGAAAGATATGGAATGTCTGAGTCTTTGAGCTTTGGGGCACATACCATTTCCACGATATCATGCAGTAAAAGGAACAACTGCCAAACTGGatcatcttcatttttcgtTCCTACTATATCACATATAATAACAGGTAACAGCCTTATTAAGCACCAGTTTTGTGCTGCTTGACCACCTAGTCTACCCCCAGAAACATTCACCTGACATGGCTTTGAGGCAGCATCTGTACCAAGATAAGGAAACAAATTTATACGCTGGTTGAGTTCTGCATACGTTAACCATCCTTTAACATTGACGAGATTCTTCAGAATCATGGCTAAATCATAATCTTCAACACCCTCAAAAATATCATGACCCAAACATGGTGGCAGACCGGGTGCACAAACATGATAATACTTCAAAGAATTGAAAGCAGAATTAAATTTAATACCATTTATGTTATTCAGAACACTGTGTTCTTGTTCAAGATGCCTTATTGCTGCATTATAATTTTCCACTGTTCTCGGTGTACCAACAAAAACAGGGTCACTCCGAAATTCTGTGAGGGTAATGGTACAGTACCGACAGAAGTGTTCAACTGTACTAAAATTTTCAGTAAAGCCACCTACACCATGGGACCCCAAGTTGTCTCCTGTAATACAATACAGTGTCCCCTTCACAGTTTCATTATGTAGCTGAATCCCATCGTTCTCCAGCTTCTTTAAATCTTCAACTAAATCATGAAATATTTTATCATGGCCAAAATGCTTCAAGTCTACTTCTTTACACAGGAGAACTAAGAGGGTATTATCAACAACAGAGCGAAGATGAGGTCTAAAATTGCCAAGCGTCAAATAAACCCCAAGAATTTTGTGCTTTTTCTTACTTGACCCTAAAGGGTTGCATATTTCAAAAGCATCTTGATAAAGAATAAGCCGTAAAGAGTTAGGATAACTTTTAAATAGTCCATTACTCTTAAACACAAGCCCATCAGTAATATCACTGACGCAACAGTCACCGTGTGCTTGATCTTGGTACTGTGATGTTAATATGTATTCTTTGAAAACAGATTCGTCCTTAAAAAGGCACTGTAATGTTTCAAGTACTGGAATATATTGATAGGTGCACTCTTTGTTCTGACTGTTCCTTCCCAGATAATGACACCGAGGCTGAACGTAATTAAAGGTCTCCTTGAAAAATTTATTACGACTGTAATTAGATCTTAATGGTCCACTGTTACACTTAGAAAATATATCAGATTCTTCAATGCCATTtataatttctttaatttttggttCAGGAATGTCAAGCTGCTTTAATGAAGTGGTAAGTTTCTGTAGGCAATAAGAAAACCCAAGTGAGTGTATATTTTGAAATTCCTCCACAATGCACTGAATAACCGATGATGGCAGCAAGTATTTTGACAACAAttttaaataaaacaaagcaagatTTCTTATAAATAATTAATCATCTGTGGTCTGTATTTCCTCATCACTGGTCCCTTCACATAGGCCTATGGGAATATCATTTTCTGCTGTAGTGGAATCCCCCGAGCTTAGCGACATGTCACCAAAAAAATCTGAATTTGATGAGCAGATCATTTCAGTTGGCAGGTCCTTAACTGTTTGATATCTGTGATACCTACTTATATGTACACTAAATGTGGTCTTCTTTGAGAACATTTTGGAGCACTGATTAAATGGACACTGAACCCTGGTGCCGTCATCCATGTGCTGTCTCAAATGATTTAACAAATCTTTGATCGCATCACAAACGTGTTGGCACAGCAGCGTTTTACACTGTAATTTCATATGGAGACTCAAAGCcaaatttttttcatgattttttgaCCTTCGTTCTTGGTGGTCACGATAAATATGAGCCTTCAGTCCTGTATATGAGAAAAGCTTCCGTCTGCAGCCCCCTAATGGGCAACTGATAACTCTTCTGTATTCATTTGAATGCAACAGGCAATGATTTCCATAATTTCTAATAGACCTAGATACATGATTACAGTGGGGACATGCAAACTCTGAATCCATGTCACAACTGATTACTCGAAAATAACTAGTACGTACTTAAATTTAAATGTACTTGCCCTCTAGCTTTTAATATTCTTATGTTCAGAAGCCAATAATTTTCTCAAGAGTGGTGGACTTCTGGAACAGCCTGCCTAGATGGTAGGTGAGACCCCTAATCATTTGTAACTGGAAGCATACATTTAATTTAAAATATATACAAGCACCCTGACCAGTAGACTCTGCTTTAAGGCGAGCACCAAAGCCCCCAAAAGTGCATACTATTATGGCTTATGAACAGACTGACACTACAATGTTATGCAGGAAAGTAACGGTTGGGTGGTTAGGGGTGGTGGCTGTGGAGGGGTGGCTATGGGTGGGAAGCTTCCTACGGTGAAAGGCTGACAGCTTACTATACTGTATCTGTGAGTATATGAACAAGACACATTAATACTGAAATGGCACACAAACTGAGGCTTGGCACTACACGTTAGGCAGGCAGGTAATGGTTGGGGGCTGGCTGTGGCCACGGTGGAGCTGTGGGGTGGTGAACTTGCTACGTTGAAAGTTTACTAAGTACTGGTATTATGTGAATGACACATTAATATTGAAATGGCATACAAACTGAGGCTTGGCACTACACGTTAGGCAGACAAGTAATTGTTGGGGGTGTTGGCTGTGGCCACGGTGAAGCTGTGGGGTGGGGAAGCTTGCTACGTTGAAGGCTTACAAGTAATGGTATTATTATGAATGACACATTAATATTGAAATGGCATACAAGCTACGGTAAATCAACCATTCAGTCACCACTACATACCCTGAGACAAATGTTGGGTAGCTGTCTTGCAGTAAGATGCGCGTTGCCCGCCACTCTGCCCGTATGAGACATGTACACGAGCCCGCCCTGGTCGTCCCAGACATCTTGGCGCGAAGTTTttgtaaacaataaaaaaacaacagctGAGCGTCGCCATGCGCTTGTAATATCCTTATGCTGGTTCTGTTCTTATCATAGTTACTTAATTTCATACTACTAAAAGTATCaactgagataaaaaaaaatctgttacTTACCGCATATGTCTCCGAGTAGTATATTCCAGCCTCTTGTGGTATTCTTCTGGTATTGCAAGCGAGTACTGCTTACCCCACAAGTAACCGAAATAAGCTTTAGTAACCGAAACAAAGAATGTTCgagatttttcatttttcaatatGAATTTTTATCTCATCAcctttgatataaaaaaaaatgttaaagataaaataatgcgCGTTGACAAACAAAAGCGCTATCTGGTAAGAATTTTGGGAGCGTGCCAGTTGTCGCCATAAACAATATGCGTGCGAAGAAACATGAATAAAGTACttaaaacatttttttaagtttattagTGTATCAACAAAGAGTAAGTGTTACATTTCAAGTaattcataaagaaaaaaatagaagacagtCACTTAGCAGAGGAGAAGCATTCCAACATTTTACAGTCACATGTATTTCAAATTACATGATTTTTCCTGTAATTAATTTTATCATGATAAAATACTAtctaaagaaaatgaggatttCTAGTCTTTCGGAACACACACAGTATTGCATTCTAAAAGTCAACAAACACTCAGTCGAAGAAATTAAGACATCACAAGCAAAATGCACGCCATATTTTACAGTCGTATACTGTATTCTCAGATACCGGGATTTCTCTGTTAGCATTTACGGGGAAAAATACTGtaaaaatacattttttttttacagtgtaTAGTGGTTTTGTAATTTTaagttttctttatctgttcttTAATTTTAATAGTTCGTAGTTTTCCCTCTAGGTTTTATTTTTTGGATTTACCTTAGTTTATCAactgtcttatttcttttttttttctttttctttctataataATATGCGCTTTGAGAATTACATTTCGTGTTTTTGGAAAGCGCAATATAAgtattacacatacatacatacatacatactacaacacctactactactgctaatgcccctcctgttccttctacatTGTTTCAAAGCCCTGTGCTTGCTCCATCTTTTAAACTCTTACACCGTGATCCTTCAATCCAGAagtttggtggtgatgacttCTCTCAGTATTCTCCTTTACAAATCTTGCAACAATGTGAAGACAGTATTCGCAACTCTAACATCACTTCAGGTGTTGATAAAATTTCTTTTGTGCGTTCTCAATTACAGCCAGGATCTATTGCTGCTGATTTAATGTCGACTTCTGCTTTCAATCCTAAAACCCTGAATTATGATTATAACGCTTTCAGAGCAAATTTCTTACAAGCATTTGGTATGCCCCAACAGCCAGATTCATTCCAGTGGGTCTTTGACGGAGCAGATACAATGACTAACAATTTTGATGTCCTCAATTGCTTAAGAGCTCTTCCTCGCTCTGCTGAAttagcttctgctgctgttgattcACTTAAAGCTTCAAATTGGATTACAAATGGTACAATGTCTGAGCAGCGATTTCATGATATCATtgaatttctttattatattaacTTTTTGAACCCTAGTGAGCGCAGAATTGCATCTACACTTACATACACTCAGACAGATAATCTACATGATTTCTCATCCAAAATTGCttctaaataaaaagaacatccAGCTCAAGTGCACGTTGTAgcttccactactgctacttcaccTTTAAATTCTGCTAACCAGAC includes:
- the LOC123500454 gene encoding uncharacterized protein LOC123500454; translated protein: MEEIKNAVQSILPSLLPQVLEEACEHLIGLGVETEDDLKYVKSSDLLMLKDIQVRKLINNWQQGSTTSQKSQETALSDTSIISESVSPPSTSEEEREIAANLQPGVNPVWADEFEIPWSKFSKKNLMTCLQKKLRPKPSARREMVRILVDEISKISQKPDEIEGTRVGTGYDSLLKQLQSRFDNINRKSDSNSFKRKRRNSLVMEEEDAVRAGPATKIYLHDKYGCINYMPSDYPDGESERTQEDKQCLLKQKYKEIFHDDVEYLMKDTYFSQRQDIIQRKMDVLHLKIEWPYLFEAAGMFVHFMELTGINISEKVESAIASKGARILKWIEEEPNLNIRRIQQELVQAKGSVDNGNAEVAAMICAAMSYLNEKEDFLYVCVKVSFLY